One window of Marmota flaviventris isolate mMarFla1 chromosome 5, mMarFla1.hap1, whole genome shotgun sequence genomic DNA carries:
- the LOC139705864 gene encoding olfactory receptor 2L13-like: protein MTSLIFLDPRLHTPMYFLFSQLSHMDLMYISSTVPKMVYNFLSGQKSISFLGYGVQNFFFLTMAGSEGLILASMAYDCFVAICHPLHYPIHMSKRTGVKMIIGTWILGSINSLAHTVYALHLPYCRSRVINHFYCDIPAMLPLACVDTWVYEYMVFVRTVVFLLVPFLGITASYGRVLFAVFHMHSKEGRKKAFTTCSTHLTVVMFYYAPFVCIYLRPRSLCSPAEDKNLAVFYTILTPMLNPIIYSLRNKEVLGGHGKSVWDVLPQEEVSMAVPASLHHFFSCKLQSSAD from the coding sequence ATGACTTCCCTCATCTTCTTGGACCCAcggctccacacccccatgtactttctcTTCAGCCAGCTCTCCCACATGGACCTGATGTACATCTCCTCCACGGTCCCCAAAATGGTGTACAACTTCCTCTCTGGCCAGAAAAGCATCTCCTTCCTGGGCTATGGTGTGCAAAACTTCTTCTTCCTGACCATGGCGGGCTCAGAAGGTTTAATCCTGGCCTCCATGGCCTATGACTgctttgtggccatctgccacccccTCCACTACCCCATCCACATGAGTAAAAGGACTGGTGTGAAGATGATCATAGGAACTTGGATACTGGGCTCCATCAACTCCCTGGCACACACTGTCTATGCCCTTCATCTTCCTTACTGCAGGTCCAGGGTCATCAATCACTTCTACTGTGACATTCCAGCCATGTTGCCCCTAGCCTGTGTGGACACCTGGGTCTATGAGTACATGGTGTTTGTGAGAACAGTTGTGTTTCTCCTTGTCCCTTTCCTTGGGATCACTGCTTCTTATGGACGGGTTCTTTTTGCTGTCTTCCACATGCActcaaaagagggaagaaaaaaggcCTTCACCACATGCTCCACACATTTAACTGTGGTGATGTTTTACTATGCTCCTTTTGTCTGTATTTATCTCCGTCCCAGGAGTCTCTGCTCCCCAGCAGAGGATAAGAACCTGGCTGTCTTCTACACTATCCTCACCCCCATGCTCAATCccatcatctacagcctgaggaacaaggaggtcCTTGGGGGCCATGGGAAGAGTGTGTGGGATGTTCTCCCCCAGGAAGAAGTGAGCATGGCTGTTCCTGCTTCTCTGCATCACTTTTTTTCGTGCAAACTTCAGAGCAGTGCTGACTAA